From a region of the Neobacillus niacini genome:
- a CDS encoding thiolase family protein, giving the protein MREVVIVEGVRTPVGKRKGLLSNVRPDDLAAKVLRELVNRAGISPGIVQDVIMGCVSQVEEQGLNIARNAVLMADFPIHVPATTIDRQCGSGQQAIHFAAQAILSGDMDVVIAGGVESMTRVPLGSTRQNSTSSEELTSRYEIIHQGLSAERIADKWGFTRTQLDEYSVESHNRALKAIEEGRFDREIMPLEVTLEDGSTVAVKQDEGPRKGSTVEKLSTLKTVFKEDGKIHAGNASQMSDGAAAVLLMSREKAEELGLKPRFRIVARSVVGSDPTLMLTGPIEATRQVLAKAGLTIEDMDTYEVNEAFAPVPMCWLEEIKADPKKLNPNGGAIALGHPLGATGAKLMISMMHELERTGGRYGLQAICEGGGMANGTIIERISE; this is encoded by the coding sequence ATGCGTGAAGTTGTTATTGTCGAGGGTGTTCGTACCCCGGTTGGAAAAAGAAAAGGGTTATTAAGTAATGTTCGTCCAGATGATTTGGCAGCAAAAGTATTAAGAGAATTAGTAAATCGTGCAGGCATTTCTCCAGGAATCGTGCAGGACGTTATCATGGGCTGTGTCTCACAGGTAGAAGAACAAGGGCTTAATATTGCGCGTAATGCAGTTCTAATGGCAGATTTCCCTATCCATGTACCAGCAACCACCATAGATCGTCAATGTGGATCCGGTCAGCAGGCTATTCATTTTGCAGCACAAGCCATTCTAAGTGGGGATATGGATGTTGTCATTGCCGGCGGTGTTGAAAGCATGACACGTGTCCCGCTTGGTTCGACCCGTCAAAATTCAACCTCCAGTGAAGAGCTAACATCAAGGTATGAAATCATTCACCAAGGTTTATCTGCAGAAAGAATTGCAGATAAGTGGGGATTTACACGCACCCAGTTAGATGAATATTCCGTAGAAAGTCATAATCGTGCGTTAAAAGCCATAGAAGAAGGCAGATTTGACAGGGAGATTATGCCTTTAGAAGTAACTTTAGAGGATGGCAGTACAGTAGCAGTGAAGCAGGATGAAGGACCTCGAAAGGGTTCCACTGTAGAAAAATTATCCACTCTTAAAACAGTCTTTAAGGAAGATGGAAAAATCCATGCAGGAAACGCCAGCCAAATGAGTGATGGTGCTGCAGCTGTTTTATTGATGTCACGGGAAAAAGCGGAGGAGTTAGGACTTAAACCGCGATTCCGAATTGTTGCCCGTTCCGTAGTAGGATCTGATCCAACATTAATGCTAACGGGTCCAATTGAAGCAACCAGACAGGTTTTAGCTAAAGCAGGGCTGACAATCGAAGATATGGACACCTACGAAGTAAATGAAGCGTTTGCTCCTGTACCAATGTGCTGGTTAGAAGAAATTAAGGCAGATCCTAAGAAATTGAACCCTAACGGGGGAGCCATTGCCCTTGGACATCCACTTGGAGCAACAGGCGCTAAATTAATGATCTCGATGATGCATGAATTAGAAAGAACAGGCGGCCGCTATGGATTACAGGCAATTTGTGAAGGCGGCGGAATGGCCAACGGAACGATTATTGAAAGAATCAGTGAATAA